A genome region from Gadus chalcogrammus isolate NIFS_2021 chromosome 5, NIFS_Gcha_1.0, whole genome shotgun sequence includes the following:
- the vgll2b gene encoding transcription cofactor vestigial-like protein 2b — protein sequence MSCLDLMYPAYGHYAPYAPPASAFINSIPAPISLSTAPHCRDFMDAHSRGPTSAVSGGPIVVPSGSASSSSASSSTSSSSLAYPPPPPPPPPPPREGPSRSAEGPKDKHEAPDAEYLTSRCVLFTYYHGDISSVVDQHFSRALSSYIDGEGKRRAPEPHSTAPSPNTRRSFPPSFWDSNYSPPQPRSHCEGGAYSMDPYGSGLRPGLAHPHAHPHPHAHAHAHGHPHPHAHPHSHPHPSEGWGYAQSQPYGPPRALHELYSPAALEPHYGPLLMPAVRPPHLSTLPSPYEVSKLEAGGSWPGLLPPGDVSQSLALNMDAGLQHHKKGKELYWF from the exons ATGAGCTGTTTGGATCTTATGTACCCAGCCTATGGACATTACGCACCGTACGCTCCACCTGCTTCTGCTTTCATTAATAGCATACCG gctCCCATAAGTCTCAGCACTGCTCCTCACTGCCGCGACTTCATGGACGCTCACAGCAGGGGCCCAACATCGGCCGTCTCTGGGGGCCCCATTGTAGTCCCCAGCGGCtctgcttcctcttcctcggccTCTTCGTcgacctcctcgtcctccttagcctacccccctcctcctcctcctcctcctcctcctccgcgagAGGGCCCGTCCCGGTCGGCTGAGGGCCCGAAGGACAAGCATGAGGCCCCTGACGCTGAGTACCTGACGTCCCGCTGTGTGCTCTTCACCTACTACCACGGGGACATCAGCAGTGTTGTGGACCAACACTTCTCCCGGGCCCTCAGCTCCTACATAGACGGAGAGGGCAAGAGACGGGCCCCGGAGCCACACAGCACAG CGCCGTCACCGAACACCAGGCGGAGTTTCCCCCCGTCGTTCTGGGACAGCAACTACTCCCCGCCCCAGCCCCGCTCCCACTGCGAGGGCGGAGCTTATTCCATGGACCCGTACGGCTCGGGGCTCCGCCCGGGCCTGGCCCACCCCCacgcacacccccacccccacgcccacgcccacgcgCACGGCCATCCCCACCCCCACGCCCACCCTCATTCCCACCCCCACCCGTCGGAGGGCTGGGGTTACGCCCAGAGCCAGCCCTACGGTCCCCCGAGAGCCCTCCACGAACTGTACTCCCCCGCGGCGTTGGAGCCCCACTACGGGCCCTTGCTCATGCCCGCGGTCCGGCCCCCGCACCTGTCCACACTGCCAAGCCCCTACGAGGTGAGCAAGCTGGAGGCCGGTGGCTCCTGGCCCGGCCTGCTTCCCCCCGGGGACGTCAGCCAGAGCCTGGCCCTCAACATGGACGCAG GGCTGCAGCATCACAAGAAAGGCAAGGAGCTGTACTGGTTCTAA